A genome region from Geoalkalibacter ferrihydriticus DSM 17813 includes the following:
- a CDS encoding ribonuclease J, with the protein MSESIELQPAEVRITALGGLGEIGLNMMVLESGTDLLLIDCGLMFPEAYMLGIDLVLPDISAIRHRVKDIRALVLTHGHEDHIGAIPYLLPELGFPPIYGTGLTLGLLRNKLEEHDLLDRVELRRVSLPEEVSLGPFAVEFFRVTHSIVDGAGLAIRTPAGLIVHTGDFKFDNTPVDGNRTDMARLAGYGDQGVLLLLSDSTNVERPGMTLSERVVGDALAEILPRCPHLVMVSTFSSNIHRVQQAVDAAVACGRKVLLNGRSMVANCTVARQLGYLRIPDATLIDLRDLRDLPRQEVMVITTGSQAEPLSALMRIAMADHKQLELEPGDTVILSSKFIPGNEKAISNLINHLYRRGAEVYYETTSEIHVSGHAGQEELKLMLALTRPRYFVPIHGEYRHLVRHAQLARTMGVAADYVRVLENGQPLVVGPNGLRREARVDSGRVLVDGKGVGDVGAMELRDRRHLANHGLVMAILGVNQKSGEIVYGPEIFTRGFIPEENSAAYLEEMRAVILQVFQEHSLEAVTEWEELRVEVRKALRRLFNRTIKRRPLIVPVIMEL; encoded by the coding sequence ATGAGTGAGAGCATAGAATTGCAGCCTGCCGAGGTACGAATTACCGCCTTGGGCGGGCTGGGCGAAATCGGTCTCAACATGATGGTCCTCGAAAGCGGCACGGACCTGCTGCTCATTGATTGCGGCCTGATGTTTCCCGAGGCCTACATGCTGGGCATCGATCTGGTCCTGCCCGATATCAGCGCCATCCGCCACCGGGTCAAAGACATCCGCGCCCTGGTGCTGACCCATGGCCATGAAGATCACATCGGCGCCATCCCCTATCTGCTTCCGGAGTTAGGCTTTCCACCGATCTACGGCACCGGTCTCACTCTGGGCCTGCTGCGCAACAAGCTCGAAGAACACGATCTGCTCGATCGCGTCGAGCTGCGCCGGGTGAGTTTACCCGAAGAAGTTTCCCTGGGCCCCTTTGCAGTGGAGTTCTTCCGCGTCACGCATTCCATCGTCGACGGCGCAGGCTTGGCGATCCGCACCCCGGCGGGCCTGATCGTGCATACCGGCGACTTCAAATTCGACAACACCCCGGTGGACGGCAACCGCACCGACATGGCGCGCCTGGCCGGCTACGGCGATCAGGGGGTGCTGCTGCTGCTTTCCGACTCAACCAACGTCGAGCGCCCGGGCATGACGCTCTCGGAGCGGGTCGTAGGCGACGCCCTGGCCGAGATTCTGCCGCGCTGTCCCCATCTGGTGATGGTTTCGACCTTTTCCTCCAATATCCATCGCGTGCAACAGGCGGTGGACGCGGCCGTTGCCTGCGGCCGCAAGGTGCTGCTGAACGGTCGCAGCATGGTTGCCAACTGCACCGTGGCACGGCAATTAGGCTATCTGCGCATCCCCGACGCGACCCTTATCGACCTGCGCGACCTGCGCGATCTGCCGCGGCAGGAGGTCATGGTGATCACCACCGGCAGCCAGGCCGAGCCTCTTTCGGCGCTGATGCGCATCGCCATGGCCGACCACAAGCAACTTGAGCTGGAACCGGGCGACACGGTGATCCTTTCCTCCAAATTCATCCCCGGCAACGAGAAGGCCATCAGCAACCTCATCAATCACCTCTACCGACGTGGCGCAGAGGTCTATTACGAGACCACCAGCGAAATCCATGTCTCGGGGCATGCCGGGCAGGAGGAACTCAAGCTTATGCTGGCGCTGACCCGGCCGCGCTATTTCGTACCGATTCACGGCGAGTACCGCCATCTGGTGCGCCATGCGCAACTGGCGCGTACCATGGGGGTGGCCGCCGATTACGTCCGGGTGCTGGAGAACGGCCAACCGCTGGTGGTGGGGCCCAACGGCCTGCGCCGGGAGGCGCGGGTGGACAGCGGCCGGGTGCTGGTCGACGGCAAAGGGGTGGGGGACGTGGGCGCCATGGAACTGCGGGATCGCCGCCATCTGGCCAATCACGGCCTGGTTATGGCGATTCTCGGCGTCAATCAGAAAAGCGGCGAAATCGTCTATGGGCCAGAAATCTTTACCCGCGGCTTCATCCCTGAAGAAAACAGCGCCGCCTATCTGGAGGAGATGCGCGCAGTGATTCTGCAGGTATTCCAGGAACACAGCCTCGAAGCCGTCACCGAATGGGAAGAGCTGCGGGTCGAAGTTCGCAAGGCTCTGCGCCGCCTCTTTAATCGCACCATAAAACGCCGGCCGCTCATCGTGCCGGTGATCATGGAACTTTAA
- a CDS encoding lysophospholipid acyltransferase family protein, translated as MLRTLFFVATFIPWTLALLLISLAVSFFGADAVHHWARVWARGGLRLAGLRVQCRGRLELEPGQAVIFMPNHQSNFDILALLACIRPPFRWLAKKELFSIPLFGTAMRRAGCIAVDRGDHQRAVASMDEAARRIHGGESVVIFPEGTRSPDDQLLPFKKGGFMTAIKAQAPIIPVAVTGSGRAHRKHSRKIRPGIIRVNFLPCIETHGLTTNDRDQLMDAVRRALSANLREPKADTT; from the coding sequence ATGCTGCGGACCCTGTTTTTTGTGGCCACTTTCATCCCCTGGACCCTGGCCTTGCTGCTGATCAGCCTGGCGGTGTCCTTCTTCGGGGCGGATGCCGTGCACCACTGGGCCAGAGTCTGGGCGCGCGGCGGTTTGCGCCTGGCGGGGCTGCGCGTGCAATGTCGCGGCCGACTCGAATTGGAGCCCGGGCAGGCGGTGATCTTCATGCCCAATCACCAGAGCAATTTCGACATTCTTGCCCTACTGGCCTGCATTCGGCCACCTTTTCGCTGGCTGGCCAAAAAGGAACTCTTCTCCATTCCCCTGTTCGGCACGGCCATGCGTCGTGCCGGCTGCATCGCCGTGGACCGTGGCGATCATCAACGGGCGGTAGCGAGCATGGATGAGGCGGCGCGGCGCATCCACGGCGGCGAATCGGTGGTCATCTTCCCCGAGGGAACGCGCTCCCCAGACGATCAGTTGCTGCCTTTCAAAAAAGGCGGTTTCATGACCGCCATCAAGGCGCAGGCGCCGATCATCCCGGTGGCCGTGACCGGCAGCGGCCGGGCACACCGCAAACACAGCCGCAAGATTCGTCCCGGCATTATCCGCGTCAACTTTCTGCCCTGCATTGAAACGCATGGGCTGACCACCAATGACCGCGACCAGTTGATGGATGCGGTGCGCCGCGCCCTGAGCGCGAATCTGAGGGAACCTAAGGCGGACACGACATGA